One genomic window of Aliiroseovarius sp. M344 includes the following:
- the arsC gene encoding arsenate reductase (glutaredoxin) (This arsenate reductase requires both glutathione and glutaredoxin to convert arsenate to arsenite, after which the efflux transporter formed by ArsA and ArsB can extrude the arsenite from the cell, providing resistance.), which produces MTEIWHNPRCSKSRQTLAILEAHGEDITVRRYLDDAPDVATLRAVLAALGVDPINIMRKGENLFKELGLGADTDDATLIAAMASHPILIERPIVIKNGKARMGRPPESVTEIL; this is translated from the coding sequence ATGACCGAGATTTGGCACAACCCGCGCTGTTCAAAATCACGCCAAACTCTGGCCATACTGGAAGCGCATGGCGAAGACATAACGGTGCGCCGGTATCTTGACGACGCCCCTGATGTAGCCACGTTGCGCGCCGTTCTTGCAGCCCTTGGCGTTGATCCGATCAACATCATGCGCAAAGGCGAAAATCTGTTCAAAGAGCTTGGGTTGGGTGCCGATACAGATGACGCCACTTTGATCGCCGCGATGGCATCACACCCGATCCTGATCGAGCGCCCCATCGTGATCAAAAACGGTAAAGCCCGGATGGGCCGCCCGCCCGAAAGCGTGACCGAGATCCTTTAA
- a CDS encoding quinone-dependent dihydroorotate dehydrogenase — MNLIEKIALKALHQVDPERSHGLALMAMKAGIVPLSGLVTTDRIKTRFCGMDLLNPVGLAAGYDKNATVVDALTQAGFGFVEVGAVTPRPQTGNPKPRLFRLTEDQAVINRFGFNNEGMEAAAARLTRRSRRRPVPVGLNLGANKDSDDRAADYVKVFQTCGPFVDFATVNVSSPNTEKLRDLQGADALRGLLSGVLAAREGQDKYTPIFLKIAPDLSDAELAEVAGVAQEVNVDAIIATNTTLSREGLQSQYKSEAGGLSGPPLFEKSTRVVARLSELTDGKMPLIGVGGIASAEDAYQKIRAGASIVQLYSSLAYKGLSLVAEIALGLDTLLERDGFGHVSEAVGTGREDWL; from the coding sequence ATGAACCTGATTGAAAAGATTGCCCTAAAAGCACTTCACCAGGTTGACCCGGAACGGTCGCATGGGCTGGCGCTGATGGCGATGAAGGCCGGTATCGTGCCGCTGTCTGGCCTGGTCACAACCGACCGCATCAAGACGAGATTCTGCGGCATGGATCTTCTGAACCCGGTCGGGCTTGCGGCGGGCTATGACAAAAACGCGACTGTCGTGGACGCCTTGACCCAAGCAGGGTTTGGGTTCGTTGAGGTTGGGGCCGTGACACCCCGCCCGCAGACCGGCAACCCTAAGCCACGCTTGTTTCGGCTGACCGAAGACCAAGCCGTTATCAACCGCTTTGGCTTTAACAACGAAGGGATGGAGGCCGCCGCAGCACGCCTGACGCGCCGGTCGCGCCGCCGCCCGGTACCTGTCGGGTTGAACCTTGGAGCCAACAAAGACAGTGATGATCGCGCTGCCGACTATGTGAAGGTGTTTCAGACCTGCGGACCGTTCGTCGATTTCGCAACCGTCAACGTCAGTTCGCCCAACACCGAGAAGCTGCGCGACCTGCAAGGCGCGGATGCGCTGCGCGGTTTGTTGTCTGGCGTTCTTGCGGCCCGCGAAGGTCAGGACAAATACACGCCGATTTTCTTAAAAATCGCGCCCGACCTCAGTGACGCAGAGCTGGCCGAGGTCGCCGGCGTCGCCCAAGAGGTCAACGTCGATGCAATCATCGCCACCAATACCACCCTGTCGCGTGAAGGGTTGCAAAGCCAATACAAAAGCGAAGCTGGCGGCTTGTCTGGCCCGCCTTTGTTTGAAAAGTCGACCCGCGTAGTGGCGCGTCTGTCCGAATTGACCGATGGGAAGATGCCACTGATCGGCGTCGGCGGCATCGCCTCGGCCGAGGATGCGTATCAGAAAATCCGAGCTGGCGCGTCTATCGTGCAGCTCTACTCCTCACTGGCCTATAAAGGGCTTAGCCTTGTGGCGGAAATTGCGTTGGGTCTTGATACGCTTTTGGAACGCGACGGCTTTGGCCATGTTTCCGAGGCCGTGGGCACGGGGCGAGAGGATTGGCTATGA
- a CDS encoding DUF952 domain-containing protein — MQIYKILRAAEWQAFQATGKTSGAPIDLTDGFIHFSTAAQAQETAAKHFANEDGLVLVAFEAGAMGDALKWEPSRGGALFPHLYRDLMLSEALWHRALPLGTDGHIFPEALA, encoded by the coding sequence ATGCAAATATACAAAATTCTACGTGCCGCCGAATGGCAGGCGTTTCAGGCAACCGGCAAGACATCGGGTGCACCAATTGACCTGACCGACGGCTTTATCCACTTCTCAACCGCCGCGCAGGCGCAGGAAACGGCCGCAAAGCATTTTGCTAACGAGGATGGGTTGGTTTTGGTGGCTTTCGAGGCTGGCGCTATGGGGGACGCATTGAAATGGGAACCCTCGCGCGGTGGGGCACTTTTCCCGCACCTCTATCGGGACCTGATGTTGTCCGAGGCCCTGTGGCATCGCGCACTGCCGCTTGGCACCGACGGGCATATCTTTCCTGAGGCCTTGGCATGA
- a CDS encoding bifunctional metallophosphatase/5'-nucleotidase produces the protein MIMRFMTTVAALAVTAGTAAADYTLTVLHTNDFHARFEPISKYDSGCSAEDNTAGECFGGSARLVSAIAEARARSNNSILVDGGDQFQGTLFYTYYKGKLAAEMMNKMGYDAMTVGNHEFDDGPEVLSGFMDAVDFPVLMSNADVSGEELLAGKLAKSTIIERGGEKLGLIGLTPQDTDELASPGPNVIFTDPVGAVQGEVDKLTAEGVNKIIVLSHSGYGVDQKVAAETTGVDIIVGGHTNTLLSNSNERAEGPYPTMVGSTAIVSAYAYGKFLGELNVTFDDDGNITEASGEPIIMDGGVAEDEGTVARIAEAAAPLDEIRNKVVANTVEAIDGERGSCRAVECAMGNIIADAMLDRVKDQGIEIALANGGGIRASIDAGDVTMGEVLTVLPFQNTLSTFQVSGATILEALENGVSQHEEGAGRFLQVAGMKYTFDVSKPAGERISDVMVGDAPIDPAKIYGVVSNNFVRNGGDGFVMFRDAENAYDFGPDLADVTAEYMAQMGPVTPMLDGRITQK, from the coding sequence ATGATTATGCGTTTTATGACGACGGTTGCAGCGCTGGCTGTGACAGCTGGCACGGCTGCTGCGGACTATACACTGACCGTTTTGCACACCAACGACTTCCACGCTCGGTTTGAACCGATCAGCAAATACGACTCCGGCTGTTCTGCTGAAGACAACACTGCAGGCGAATGCTTTGGCGGCTCAGCCCGTCTGGTCAGCGCCATCGCCGAGGCGCGCGCGCGGTCGAACAACTCGATCCTTGTTGACGGCGGTGACCAATTCCAAGGCACGCTGTTTTATACCTATTACAAGGGCAAGCTTGCGGCCGAGATGATGAACAAGATGGGCTATGATGCGATGACCGTGGGCAACCACGAGTTTGACGATGGCCCGGAGGTTCTGAGCGGCTTCATGGATGCGGTCGATTTCCCGGTCCTAATGTCAAATGCCGATGTGTCGGGCGAAGAACTACTGGCTGGAAAGCTTGCAAAGTCGACCATCATCGAGCGTGGCGGCGAAAAACTGGGTCTGATAGGCCTGACCCCGCAAGATACGGATGAACTGGCATCACCCGGTCCCAATGTCATCTTCACCGACCCAGTTGGCGCGGTGCAGGGCGAGGTCGACAAGCTGACCGCCGAGGGCGTGAACAAGATCATCGTGCTCAGCCACTCGGGTTATGGCGTTGACCAGAAGGTCGCAGCCGAAACCACGGGCGTCGACATTATTGTTGGCGGTCACACGAACACGCTGTTGTCCAACAGCAATGAACGCGCCGAAGGTCCATACCCGACCATGGTAGGCTCGACCGCGATCGTGTCGGCCTATGCCTATGGTAAGTTTCTGGGCGAGTTGAATGTAACCTTCGACGACGACGGCAACATCACCGAGGCTTCGGGCGAGCCGATCATCATGGACGGTGGAGTCGCCGAAGATGAGGGTACCGTGGCACGGATCGCTGAAGCAGCAGCGCCTCTGGATGAAATCCGCAATAAGGTTGTCGCCAATACAGTCGAGGCAATCGATGGAGAGCGCGGCTCGTGTCGCGCAGTCGAGTGTGCCATGGGCAATATCATCGCTGACGCAATGCTTGATCGCGTGAAGGATCAAGGCATTGAGATCGCCCTTGCAAATGGTGGTGGTATACGCGCGTCAATCGACGCGGGCGATGTGACCATGGGCGAGGTGCTGACCGTTCTTCCGTTCCAGAACACGCTCTCGACATTCCAAGTGTCTGGCGCAACGATTTTGGAGGCGCTTGAAAACGGCGTCAGCCAACACGAAGAAGGCGCGGGCCGTTTCCTCCAAGTTGCTGGTATGAAGTACACGTTTGATGTGTCGAAGCCAGCAGGCGAGAGGATTTCTGACGTGATGGTTGGCGATGCGCCGATTGATCCCGCAAAAATTTATGGCGTTGTATCGAACAACTTTGTACGCAACGGTGGCGATGGCTTCGTGATGTTCCGTGATGCTGAGAATGCGTATGACTTCGGCCCCGACCTTGCCGATGTCACCGCCGAGTACATGGCCCAGATGGGTCCAGTGACCCCCATGCTTGATGGGCGTATTACCCAGAAGTAA
- a CDS encoding flavodoxin family protein — translation MEKLLICLPYFSGFGHTRRIAAAIAEGVGKSARLIDVEVMTQDDWAALDAANAIIFGAPTYMGSAAARFSQFLEEVDTRWEHGLWVDKIAAGFTTAIHPSGDKLATLQRLSIYAAQMGMIWVGQSDIGAPVKPDMPGVNRDGSWLGLMVTEQLGQADDLPAEDLATARRFGARILLATKRWSEA, via the coding sequence ATGGAAAAACTATTGATATGCCTGCCCTATTTCTCGGGTTTTGGTCACACCAGACGTATTGCTGCCGCGATTGCCGAGGGCGTCGGCAAGTCCGCGCGCCTTATTGATGTTGAGGTCATGACCCAAGATGATTGGGCCGCACTCGACGCGGCAAACGCAATTATTTTCGGCGCGCCCACCTATATGGGCTCCGCCGCGGCGCGATTCAGCCAGTTTCTCGAAGAGGTCGACACAAGGTGGGAGCATGGTCTGTGGGTCGACAAAATCGCAGCCGGCTTCACGACCGCCATCCACCCGTCGGGCGACAAGCTTGCAACACTTCAACGTCTTTCCATTTATGCTGCACAAATGGGTATGATCTGGGTCGGCCAATCTGACATCGGCGCTCCGGTGAAACCAGATATGCCCGGCGTCAATCGAGACGGAAGCTGGCTGGGTCTAATGGTGACCGAGCAATTGGGCCAAGCCGACGATCTGCCGGCCGAGGATCTTGCCACTGCGCGGCGGTTCGGCGCACGTATCCTGTTGGCTACAAAGCGGTGGTCCGAAGCCTAA
- a CDS encoding SOS response-associated peptidase, whose product MCGRIAMTLPPDAMAQLFAAQPANNLPTVPNFNVCPTTQVSVVSLMGGARRLSAMRWGFLPRWYKALNDGPLLINARAETIAEKPAFREACRARRCLVPMDGFYEWERSGDKKLPYFVRSSDGKPLFCAGIWQDWEDAGEVLSTFAIVTTNAPSPLSDIHHRCPVIIKQAHWGKWLGEDGHGAAKLMMPPEDGALRMHRVSTEVNSNRATGPQLVEPFEE is encoded by the coding sequence ATGTGCGGACGAATTGCCATGACCTTGCCTCCGGATGCGATGGCGCAGCTTTTCGCGGCACAACCGGCGAACAATCTGCCCACCGTCCCAAATTTCAATGTCTGCCCGACCACACAGGTCTCGGTCGTCTCTCTGATGGGAGGGGCGCGCCGGTTGAGCGCGATGCGCTGGGGGTTCTTGCCGCGCTGGTACAAAGCTCTCAATGATGGCCCCTTGCTGATCAACGCGCGGGCCGAAACCATCGCCGAAAAACCAGCGTTTCGCGAGGCGTGCCGCGCGCGAAGGTGCCTCGTCCCAATGGATGGGTTTTACGAATGGGAACGCTCTGGCGATAAGAAACTACCCTATTTCGTTCGCAGTTCTGACGGTAAGCCTCTGTTCTGTGCCGGGATATGGCAAGATTGGGAGGATGCGGGCGAGGTCTTGTCGACCTTTGCAATCGTGACAACCAATGCGCCATCCCCCTTGTCCGATATTCACCACCGCTGCCCGGTGATCATCAAACAAGCGCATTGGGGCAAGTGGCTGGGCGAGGACGGGCACGGCGCCGCAAAGTTGATGATGCCGCCTGAGGATGGCGCGCTGAGGATGCACAGGGTATCGACCGAAGTGAACTCAAACCGTGCAACAGGGCCGCAATTGGTTGAACCCTTTGAAGAGTAG
- a CDS encoding malonate--CoA ligase: protein MYEENHLARAISMASDGRHDATFLIDGRSGKTTSYGVFWANAERMAAALVGMGLQPGDRVAVQTPKEPAMLELYVGTVLAGGVFLPLNTAYTADEIGYFLGDAAPRVFVCDPEKVEALTQVAQHAGVAHVQTLGAGEDGNLVKMRDAQPAGFKAVPRDPLDLAAILYTSGTTGRSKGAMLTHRALASNSQTLRDYWRFTEKDVLIHALPIFHTHGLFVATNVTLMAGGSAIFLPAFDAEAIIEVMPNATALMGVPTFYTRLLKDPRLADASKNMRLFVSGSAPLLAETHDRWREITGHAILERYGMTETNMNTSNPYYGDRRAGTVGLPLPGVEVKVCDPDSGETLPDGDIGVLEVRGENVFAGYWQMPEKTAEELREDGWFITGDLAMMDATGYVTIVGRSKDLIITGGFNVYPKEVEGVIDDLPGIVESAVIGVPHEDFGEAVVAIVVAQPGVSVDEAAIMDGVGRSLAKFKQPKRVIVVDELPRNTMGKVQKNVLRKTYADILKA, encoded by the coding sequence ATGTACGAAGAAAACCACCTTGCCCGCGCCATTTCCATGGCTTCAGATGGGCGGCATGACGCAACCTTCCTGATCGACGGGCGCAGCGGAAAAACGACAAGCTATGGCGTGTTCTGGGCCAATGCGGAACGCATGGCGGCGGCACTGGTTGGGATGGGGTTGCAACCCGGTGACCGGGTGGCGGTGCAAACGCCGAAAGAACCAGCGATGTTAGAGCTTTACGTGGGCACCGTTCTGGCAGGCGGGGTTTTTCTGCCATTGAACACAGCTTATACTGCGGACGAGATTGGCTATTTCCTTGGTGATGCCGCGCCTCGGGTCTTTGTATGTGACCCGGAAAAGGTCGAGGCGCTGACCCAAGTGGCCCAACATGCAGGTGTTGCCCATGTCCAGACATTGGGTGCAGGTGAAGACGGCAATTTGGTCAAGATGCGGGACGCGCAGCCTGCTGGTTTCAAAGCGGTCCCACGCGATCCGCTGGACTTGGCAGCGATCCTCTATACCTCGGGCACGACCGGGCGATCAAAGGGCGCGATGTTGACCCATCGGGCGCTTGCCTCGAACAGTCAGACCCTACGGGACTATTGGCGCTTCACTGAAAAAGACGTTTTGATCCACGCCCTGCCAATCTTTCATACCCACGGGTTGTTCGTTGCGACCAATGTCACATTGATGGCAGGCGGTTCGGCTATTTTTCTGCCAGCATTCGATGCTGAGGCGATCATCGAGGTGATGCCAAACGCGACAGCGCTGATGGGGGTGCCCACATTTTATACGCGCCTTCTGAAAGACCCGCGACTGGCGGACGCGTCCAAGAACATGCGGTTGTTTGTGTCCGGGTCTGCGCCGCTTCTGGCGGAAACGCATGACCGATGGCGCGAGATCACGGGTCACGCGATCCTAGAGCGATATGGCATGACCGAGACCAACATGAACACATCGAACCCTTATTATGGCGACAGGCGGGCCGGCACGGTTGGTCTGCCACTGCCGGGTGTCGAGGTGAAAGTCTGTGATCCAGACTCCGGCGAGACCTTACCTGATGGCGACATTGGGGTGCTTGAAGTGCGCGGGGAGAACGTTTTCGCGGGCTATTGGCAGATGCCCGAAAAAACCGCCGAAGAATTGCGTGAAGATGGGTGGTTCATCACCGGTGATCTCGCGATGATGGATGCGACGGGCTATGTCACCATCGTCGGGCGCAGCAAGGACCTGATCATCACGGGCGGCTTTAATGTTTATCCAAAAGAGGTCGAAGGCGTGATCGACGATCTGCCCGGCATCGTGGAGAGCGCTGTCATTGGTGTACCGCATGAGGATTTCGGAGAAGCTGTGGTGGCAATTGTCGTCGCCCAGCCGGGCGTTTCGGTAGATGAAGCCGCGATCATGGACGGTGTCGGGCGCAGTCTGGCGAAGTTCAAGCAGCCAAAGCGGGTGATCGTAGTCGACGAGTTGCCACGCAATACGATGGGCAAGGTGCAGAAAAATGTGCTGCGTAAGACCTATGCCGATATTTTGAAAGCGTAG
- a CDS encoding NAD(P)/FAD-dependent oxidoreductase — MPRRIYEDYAYGDAARAECIWPRPQGDWPSLAEDTQTEVAIVGGGYTGLSAALHLAQAGVQVTLLEAKTPGWGASGRNGGFCSVGGDKRGLSAIRKRFGADAALAYFNAQRAAIDLVAQLLVTHDIDADTHSDGELKLAHHPRMLSDLRGDQSEWTQYGVVADLIERSELINRGMNGAFHGGLHVRVGFALNPGKYAAGLANAARHAGVDVLGNSPVKKIAQTYAKYVLDTPNGQLTADKIILATNGYSTDGVPDWLTGRYLPVQSNILLTRPLSDAEITAQGWTTDLMAYDSRNLLHYFRLLPDRRFLFGARGNISASVQGQAAMRARLSRELGALFPVWANVDTPHFWSGLISLSRDLLPYAGPIGDWENAWAGLNYHGNGVAMATWVGARLADMALGQSSVLPVHTRTLPRFPFPKLRRTYLHGAFLGYRFKDGPPPR; from the coding sequence ATGCCGCGCCGTATTTATGAAGACTACGCTTACGGCGACGCTGCACGTGCAGAGTGCATTTGGCCCCGCCCACAAGGCGATTGGCCATCGCTGGCGGAGGACACCCAAACCGAAGTGGCAATCGTCGGCGGCGGCTACACCGGCCTTTCTGCCGCGCTTCATTTGGCGCAAGCCGGGGTGCAAGTCACGCTGCTTGAGGCAAAAACGCCAGGTTGGGGTGCATCCGGCCGCAATGGTGGATTTTGCTCCGTCGGCGGAGACAAACGAGGTCTGAGCGCGATCCGCAAGCGTTTCGGCGCTGACGCGGCGTTGGCCTATTTCAATGCCCAGCGCGCGGCGATTGATCTTGTGGCACAGCTGCTTGTCACACACGATATCGATGCCGATACCCATTCAGACGGCGAGCTTAAACTGGCCCATCATCCTCGTATGCTGTCTGATCTGCGCGGGGACCAAAGCGAATGGACACAGTATGGTGTAGTTGCCGATCTGATAGAGCGCTCGGAACTCATAAACCGCGGCATGAATGGTGCGTTCCATGGTGGACTTCATGTCCGCGTGGGCTTCGCACTCAACCCGGGAAAATACGCAGCCGGCCTGGCCAACGCGGCACGTCACGCCGGAGTGGACGTACTTGGCAACAGCCCTGTCAAAAAGATCGCGCAGACCTACGCCAAATATGTCCTCGACACACCAAACGGTCAGCTGACCGCCGACAAGATCATCCTCGCGACAAACGGCTACAGCACGGACGGGGTGCCCGACTGGCTCACCGGGCGCTATTTGCCCGTGCAATCCAACATCCTTTTGACGCGACCGCTATCCGACGCTGAGATCACAGCGCAAGGCTGGACCACGGACCTGATGGCTTATGACAGCCGGAACCTTCTGCATTACTTTCGCCTGTTGCCCGACCGGCGCTTCCTGTTTGGCGCCCGGGGGAACATATCGGCCAGCGTACAGGGTCAGGCCGCAATGAGAGCCAGGCTAAGTCGGGAACTTGGCGCTTTGTTCCCGGTCTGGGCCAATGTCGACACGCCACATTTCTGGTCGGGGCTTATCAGCCTGTCGCGCGATCTTCTGCCTTATGCCGGGCCGATTGGCGACTGGGAAAACGCCTGGGCGGGATTGAACTATCACGGTAATGGTGTGGCAATGGCGACGTGGGTCGGCGCAAGGCTTGCAGATATGGCGCTTGGCCAAAGCTCTGTGCTGCCAGTGCATACCCGCACCCTGCCCCGCTTCCCATTCCCTAAACTGCGCCGCACCTATCTGCACGGCGCGTTCTTGGGGTATCGCTTCAAAGACGGCCCGCCACCGCGTTAA
- a CDS encoding glutamine synthetase family protein, with product MSDFLKEYAQYCEKHGRPDRIELMLCDINAVLRGKWLPGDDEKKLSEGAVRLPHSTYAPNILGAEVSETGLGIIVGDPDGRIVPIPGSLRPVPWAKGNMVQVQVEMLDPDTGLISELSSRKLLANMVDRFHEKGWHPVLASELEFYLIQPRQSEDEAPTPPVRSPDAQNYDLEVLERTQDVLDEILEMSAQQGIATDTLIAEYGPGQFEVNFHHTDDVMKAADMALLFKRLVRGVARNHGFEATFMAKPYANFPGNGMHLHASVVDQDGKNIFDDGSGTASDTLRAAVGGSLETMRDLQAIFAPHLNSYRRYRPLDFSPSAPDWGYDNRAAGIRLPEVSGPGARLEHRIAGADVNPYLVIAAILGGILHGLEHKPDLPLPLDDPNAEPAPRLTADWIRAVDRFSQSDIAADIFGERYRDIYSAVRLDEIDQLTNEISHIEYRAYLGRL from the coding sequence ATGAGCGATTTTCTTAAAGAATATGCCCAATACTGCGAAAAGCATGGGCGCCCTGACCGGATCGAACTGATGTTATGCGACATCAATGCCGTGTTGCGTGGCAAATGGCTGCCGGGTGATGACGAAAAGAAGCTGTCCGAGGGCGCCGTGCGCCTGCCCCATTCCACCTATGCCCCCAATATTCTGGGCGCAGAGGTCTCGGAAACGGGTTTGGGCATCATCGTTGGCGACCCGGATGGGCGCATCGTTCCAATCCCCGGCTCGCTCAGGCCGGTTCCATGGGCCAAGGGCAATATGGTGCAAGTACAGGTCGAAATGCTCGATCCAGACACGGGCCTGATCAGTGAACTGTCTTCGCGCAAGTTGCTGGCGAATATGGTCGACCGGTTTCACGAAAAAGGCTGGCACCCCGTGTTGGCAAGTGAATTGGAATTCTATCTGATTCAGCCCCGCCAAAGCGAAGACGAGGCACCCACCCCACCCGTCCGCAGCCCGGACGCGCAGAATTATGACCTTGAAGTGCTGGAGCGCACCCAAGATGTGTTGGACGAAATTCTGGAAATGTCTGCGCAACAGGGGATCGCCACCGATACGCTGATCGCAGAATATGGACCCGGCCAGTTCGAAGTGAACTTCCACCACACGGATGACGTTATGAAAGCAGCCGACATGGCGCTGTTGTTCAAGCGGTTGGTGCGTGGCGTTGCGCGAAATCACGGGTTTGAAGCTACTTTCATGGCCAAGCCCTATGCCAACTTTCCCGGCAATGGGATGCATCTGCACGCGTCGGTCGTGGATCAGGATGGCAAAAACATCTTTGACGACGGCAGCGGAACGGCTTCTGATACATTGCGTGCCGCTGTTGGCGGATCGCTCGAGACGATGCGCGATCTTCAGGCAATATTTGCGCCGCACCTCAACTCCTACCGCCGCTATCGCCCGTTGGATTTCTCTCCTTCGGCACCAGATTGGGGCTATGACAACCGCGCCGCTGGGATTCGCTTGCCCGAGGTCTCGGGCCCCGGAGCCAGGCTGGAACACCGGATCGCCGGTGCAGATGTGAACCCCTACTTGGTGATCGCCGCCATTCTGGGCGGCATATTGCACGGATTGGAACACAAACCTGACCTGCCCTTGCCACTGGACGACCCGAATGCTGAACCCGCGCCGCGCCTGACTGCTGACTGGATCCGCGCCGTGGACCGGTTCTCGCAATCCGACATCGCCGCTGATATCTTTGGTGAACGCTACCGCGACATCTATTCCGCAGTACGACTGGATGAGATCGACCAACTGACCAATGAGATCAGCCATATCGAATACCGCGCGTATCTTGGCCGCCTATAA
- a CDS encoding ABC transporter permease — MRRLSWFNAVSLTLGFAFLYIPMLILITYSFNAGKLVTVWAGFSTKWYGELFRNEAFLDAAWVTLKVAVMSSSIATVLGTMAAYVMVRAGRFPGRTIFSGMIYAPLVMPEVITGLSLLLLFISIGLDRGILTIVLAHTTFSMCFVSVVVSSRLVTFDQSLEEAALDLGCTGFEAFRLVTLPIIMPAVVSGWLLAFTLSLDDLVIASFTSGPSSTTLPIKIFSAVRLGVSPEINALSTIMIGLVTIGVIGASLASKRSIAKRQKDEQEAIK; from the coding sequence ATGAGACGTCTGTCCTGGTTCAACGCAGTTTCCCTGACACTGGGGTTTGCGTTTCTCTATATCCCAATGTTGATATTGATCACCTACTCATTCAATGCCGGTAAGCTCGTGACCGTTTGGGCGGGCTTCTCGACCAAGTGGTACGGAGAGTTGTTCCGCAACGAGGCCTTCTTGGATGCCGCGTGGGTCACGTTGAAAGTGGCCGTGATGTCATCCTCGATCGCAACCGTTTTGGGCACAATGGCGGCTTATGTCATGGTGCGCGCGGGCCGCTTCCCGGGTCGCACGATTTTTTCGGGTATGATCTACGCCCCGCTCGTGATGCCAGAAGTGATCACCGGCCTGTCGCTCTTGCTGTTGTTCATTTCCATCGGGCTGGACCGTGGGATACTGACCATTGTGCTGGCGCACACCACATTCTCGATGTGTTTTGTGTCGGTTGTGGTGTCGTCGCGGCTGGTAACTTTCGATCAGTCTCTGGAAGAAGCCGCGCTTGATCTGGGCTGCACGGGCTTTGAGGCATTCCGCCTTGTCACCCTGCCCATCATTATGCCCGCGGTAGTATCCGGTTGGCTGCTGGCTTTCACGCTGTCGCTGGATGACCTTGTGATCGCCTCGTTCACATCCGGGCCAAGCTCAACAACCCTGCCGATCAAGATTTTCTCGGCGGTGCGATTGGGTGTCAGCCCAGAAATCAACGCGCTGTCCACCATCATGATTGGCCTTGTTACCATTGGGGTTATCGGGGCCTCGCTGGCCTCCAAACGGTCCATCGCCAAACGTCAGAAAGACGAGCAGGAAGCTATAAAATGA
- a CDS encoding ABC transporter permease subunit — translation MRRFALISVPYLWLLALFLVPFLIVLKISLSDTALAIPPYTPTLDLSQGWEGIRTWWADLDMENFWWLTSDDLYWKAYLSSLKIAIISTILTLMVGYPIAYGMTRAPDEWRPTLMMLIILPFWTSFLIRVYSWKAILSNEGLLNQLLMYLGIIQEPLVILNTNLAVYIGIVYTYLPFMVLPIYSALERLDESLLEAAEDLGCSRLKAFWLVTMPLSKQGIIAGSFLVFIPAMGEFVIPALLGGSKTLMIGKVLWEEFFSNRDWPVASAVAVILLLLLIIPIVLFQRNEEKQREAEK, via the coding sequence ATGAGACGCTTCGCCCTGATATCGGTCCCTTACCTGTGGCTGTTGGCGCTGTTTCTGGTGCCCTTCCTGATCGTGCTGAAAATCAGCCTGTCAGACACAGCCCTTGCGATCCCGCCCTATACACCGACCCTTGATTTGTCACAGGGCTGGGAAGGTATTCGCACTTGGTGGGCCGATCTGGATATGGAAAATTTCTGGTGGCTCACCTCGGATGACCTATACTGGAAAGCCTACCTGTCCAGCCTGAAGATCGCCATTATCTCGACCATTCTTACACTGATGGTCGGCTATCCGATTGCCTATGGTATGACCCGTGCACCGGATGAATGGCGACCGACGCTGATGATGCTGATCATCCTGCCATTTTGGACCAGCTTCCTGATCCGTGTTTATTCGTGGAAAGCCATCCTGTCGAACGAAGGTCTGCTGAACCAGCTTTTGATGTATCTGGGGATCATTCAGGAACCATTGGTCATCCTGAACACCAACCTCGCCGTCTATATCGGCATTGTTTACACCTATCTGCCATTCATGGTGCTGCCGATCTATTCGGCGCTGGAACGGCTGGACGAAAGCCTGCTGGAAGCGGCCGAGGATCTGGGCTGTTCGCGCTTGAAAGCCTTCTGGCTGGTGACCATGCCGCTGTCTAAACAGGGGATAATTGCCGGGTCTTTCCTCGTTTTCATTCCGGCGATGGGCGAATTTGTCATCCCGGCGCTGCTGGGCGGATCGAAAACACTGATGATCGGTAAGGTTCTGTGGGAAGAATTCTTCTCGAACCGCGACTGGCCGGTCGCATCGGCAGTGGCCGTGATCCTGCTTCTTCTGCTGATCATCCCGATTGTCCTGTTCCAGCGGAACGAGGAAAAACAGAGGGAGGCCGAGAAATGA